One stretch of Pseudoxanthomonas sp. Root65 DNA includes these proteins:
- the rmuC gene encoding DNA recombination protein RmuC, with translation MDSQTLLILLLVLVAVAVLLLAVLVLRRPEARIGDLLERALRDEQREGRGELREQLEGLSRAQEARIDGFARNLADLSTRTDQRLDVLRDTLTEDARKGRLEASESQQRFADTLGQRLNELTQRNEQRIGEMRATLEDRLKELQADNAQKLEQMRATVDEKLHATLETRLTESFGNVTRMLAQVHQGLGDMNKLAADVGGLQRVLTNVKSRGVFGEVQLAGLLEQVFAPDQYAGNVATVPGSGERVEFAVRFPGSTGDAVVWLPIDAKFPREDYERLLDAQERADADAVKQASDALERAVRKQAQEIRKYISVPHTTEFAIMFLPTEGLYAEVLRRPGLFEAIQRDLRITIAGPTTLLALLTSLQVGFRTVAIEKRSAEVWNILANAKREFGKFGDVMDSVKTKLDQASKQIDQTGVRTRAIERSLREVESLPSGDGTKLLGEDEAE, from the coding sequence ATGGATTCCCAGACCCTGCTCATCCTCCTGCTGGTCCTTGTCGCCGTCGCCGTGCTGCTGCTGGCGGTGCTGGTGCTGCGCCGCCCGGAAGCGCGCATCGGCGACCTGCTGGAGCGCGCGCTGCGCGACGAACAACGCGAAGGCCGCGGCGAGCTGCGCGAGCAGCTGGAAGGCCTGTCGCGCGCGCAGGAAGCGCGCATCGACGGTTTCGCCCGCAACCTGGCCGACCTGAGCACCCGCACCGACCAGCGCCTGGACGTGCTGCGCGATACCTTGACCGAAGACGCGCGCAAGGGCCGCCTGGAAGCGTCCGAGTCGCAGCAGCGCTTCGCCGATACGCTGGGCCAGCGGCTCAACGAACTGACCCAGCGCAACGAGCAGCGCATCGGCGAGATGCGCGCCACGCTGGAGGATCGCCTGAAGGAACTGCAGGCCGACAACGCGCAGAAGCTCGAGCAGATGCGTGCGACGGTGGATGAGAAGCTGCACGCGACGCTGGAAACCCGGCTGACGGAAAGTTTCGGCAACGTCACCCGCATGCTGGCGCAGGTGCACCAGGGTCTGGGCGACATGAACAAGCTGGCAGCCGATGTCGGTGGCCTGCAACGCGTGCTGACCAACGTGAAGAGTCGCGGCGTGTTCGGCGAAGTGCAGTTGGCGGGCCTGCTGGAACAGGTGTTCGCGCCCGACCAGTACGCCGGCAATGTGGCCACCGTGCCCGGCAGCGGCGAGCGCGTGGAGTTCGCCGTGCGGTTCCCCGGTTCCACTGGCGATGCGGTGGTGTGGCTGCCGATCGACGCCAAGTTCCCGCGCGAGGACTACGAGCGCCTGCTCGATGCGCAGGAGCGTGCGGACGCCGATGCCGTCAAGCAGGCCAGCGACGCGCTGGAGCGCGCCGTGCGCAAGCAGGCGCAGGAGATCCGCAAGTACATCTCGGTGCCGCACACCACCGAGTTCGCGATCATGTTCCTGCCCACCGAGGGCCTGTACGCCGAAGTGCTGCGCCGTCCGGGCCTGTTCGAGGCGATCCAACGCGACCTGCGCATCACCATCGCCGGACCCACCACGCTGCTGGCCCTGCTGACCAGCTTGCAGGTGGGGTTCCGCACCGTGGCCATCGAGAAGCGTTCGGCGGAGGTCTGGAACATCCTGGCCAACGCCAAGCGCGAGTTCGGCAAGTTCGGTGACGTGATGGATTCGGTGAAGACCAAGCTCGACCAGGCCAGCAAGCAGATCGACCAGACCGGCGTGCGTACGCGCGCCATCGAGCGCAGCCTGCGCGAGGTGGAATCGCTGCCCAGCGGCGATGGCACGAAGCTGCTGGGTGAAGACGAAGCCGAGTGA